One genomic region from Microcystis panniformis FACHB-1757 encodes:
- a CDS encoding DUF29 domain-containing protein, which translates to MAETLYEKDYVAWLQDQAAKLRSPDRNTLDWQTLAEELEEMVDERKYKAESFLIQLLSHLLLYAYWKHPYYLPHWTDEIDNFRLELSLLFRSKVIYNHALERLGYCYQKALGKASRKSGLTLPVDCPWTIEKILDEDWFPG; encoded by the coding sequence ATGGCTGAAACCCTATATGAAAAAGACTATGTAGCCTGGCTGCAAGACCAGGCAGCAAAACTGCGATCGCCTGATCGCAATACTTTAGATTGGCAAACTTTAGCCGAGGAATTAGAGGAAATGGTTGATGAACGCAAATACAAAGCAGAAAGCTTTCTTATTCAACTCCTCAGTCACCTGCTACTTTACGCCTACTGGAAGCATCCTTACTACCTACCCCACTGGACAGACGAGATAGATAATTTCAGATTGGAATTGAGCTTGCTGTTTCGCTCTAAGGTAATCTACAATCATGCCTTAGAACGGCTTGGTTATTGTTATCAAAAAGCACTGGGAAAAGCGAGCCGCAAAAGTGGATTAACTTTACCAGTTGACTGTCCTTGGACAATTGAGAAAATTCTTGATGAAGATTGGTTCCCTGGTTAA
- a CDS encoding SufS family cysteine desulfurase, producing MTIIQEKTLAQKVRADFPILHQTVHDKPLIYLDSAATSQKPIQVLETLRNYYEKDNANVHRGAHTLSVRATEAYEGARDKVARFINAASRQEIVYTRNATEAINLVAYSWALNTLKAGDEIILSVMEHHSNLIPWQIVCQKTGAVIKYVQLTSEESFDLEQYKSLLSDKTKLVAVLHVSNTLGCINPVAEIVSLAHQVGAKVLIDACQSVPHLALDVQSIDCDWLVASGHKMCAPTGIGFLYGKEAILEAMPPFFGGGEMIAEVYLDHFTCAELPHKFEAGTPAIGEAIALGAAVEYLMGLGMDNIHAYEEELTAHLFKKLGEIEGLRIYGPPPSLTGQGRASLAAFNVEGIHASDLATLLDHEGIAIRSGHHCTQPLHRLFDASGSARASLYFYNTREEIDSFIVALQETIDFFANCFS from the coding sequence ATGACAATTATCCAAGAAAAAACCCTCGCCCAAAAAGTCCGCGCCGATTTCCCTATCCTCCATCAAACCGTACACGATAAACCCCTTATCTATCTCGATAGTGCCGCCACTTCCCAAAAACCGATTCAAGTATTAGAAACCCTGCGAAACTATTACGAAAAAGATAACGCTAATGTGCATCGGGGGGCGCATACTTTAAGTGTCCGGGCAACGGAAGCCTACGAAGGGGCCAGAGATAAGGTGGCTAGGTTTATTAACGCCGCTTCTCGTCAGGAAATTGTCTATACTCGCAACGCCACGGAAGCGATTAATTTAGTCGCCTACAGTTGGGCATTAAATACCCTAAAAGCAGGGGATGAAATTATTCTCTCGGTGATGGAACACCACAGTAATTTAATCCCCTGGCAAATTGTCTGCCAAAAGACGGGGGCAGTGATTAAATATGTGCAGTTAACCAGTGAAGAAAGCTTTGATTTAGAACAATATAAATCCTTGTTATCGGACAAAACTAAATTAGTTGCTGTCCTTCATGTTTCCAATACATTAGGCTGTATTAATCCCGTAGCCGAAATAGTCAGCCTTGCCCATCAAGTCGGGGCGAAAGTATTAATTGATGCCTGTCAAAGTGTCCCCCATTTGGCCCTTGATGTGCAGTCCATAGATTGTGATTGGTTGGTGGCTAGTGGTCATAAAATGTGCGCCCCCACCGGTATTGGATTTTTGTATGGCAAAGAGGCGATTTTAGAGGCAATGCCGCCCTTTTTTGGTGGTGGCGAAATGATTGCAGAAGTCTATTTAGACCATTTTACCTGTGCCGAACTGCCCCACAAATTTGAAGCCGGAACCCCCGCTATTGGCGAAGCGATTGCCCTCGGTGCTGCGGTAGAATATTTAATGGGTTTAGGGATGGATAATATTCATGCCTACGAAGAAGAATTAACCGCCCATTTGTTCAAAAAATTAGGAGAAATTGAGGGTTTAAGAATTTACGGGCCGCCACCTAGTTTAACGGGCCAAGGTCGGGCTAGTTTAGCCGCCTTTAATGTGGAAGGGATTCATGCTAGTGATTTAGCCACTTTATTAGACCACGAAGGAATCGCTATTCGTTCTGGTCATCACTGTACCCAACCTCTACACCGCCTTTTTGATGCTTCTGGCAGCGCGCGGGCAAGTCTATATTTTTATAATACCCGCGAAGAAATTGATAGCTTTATTGTCGCCCTACAGGAAACTATCGATTTCTTTGCCAATTGTTTTTCTTAG
- a CDS encoding Uma2 family endonuclease, whose amino-acid sequence MTIAQSLPLVESHVNPEIIFPEGEFWSDEPPWESNLHLQQIILLIQCLEWWWREREDYFAAGNLTIYYSPNQKKSEFCRGPDFFVFLGTNPNPNRRSWVVWQEEGKYPNLIIEILSDSTAKVDREEKKQIYQDIFRTPDYFWFDPESLEFAGFTLISGQYQPITPNAQGWLWSQQLGLYLGLAANKLRYFTPEGELVPTPAEAAQQAETQVEQERQKSAKLAAKLRELGINPDENL is encoded by the coding sequence ATGACTATCGCTCAAAGCTTACCCCTAGTCGAGTCTCATGTAAACCCTGAGATAATCTTCCCAGAAGGCGAATTTTGGAGTGATGAACCACCCTGGGAAAGTAACCTACATCTACAACAAATTATTTTATTAATTCAGTGTTTAGAATGGTGGTGGCGCGAGCGAGAAGATTATTTTGCCGCCGGCAATTTAACCATTTATTACAGTCCTAACCAGAAAAAGTCAGAATTCTGCCGTGGTCCCGATTTTTTCGTCTTTTTGGGGACAAATCCCAATCCCAACCGCAGAAGTTGGGTAGTTTGGCAAGAAGAGGGCAAATATCCCAATTTAATTATCGAAATTCTCTCCGATAGTACCGCCAAAGTTGACCGAGAGGAGAAAAAACAAATTTATCAGGATATATTTCGCACTCCCGATTATTTTTGGTTTGACCCAGAAAGCTTAGAATTTGCAGGATTTACTCTAATTAGCGGTCAATATCAACCGATTACCCCCAATGCCCAGGGATGGCTCTGGAGTCAACAATTAGGCTTATATTTGGGTTTAGCTGCCAATAAATTGCGCTATTTTACCCCCGAAGGTGAATTAGTACCCACTCCCGCAGAAGCGGCACAACAGGCAGAAACCCAAGTTGAACAGGAAAGGCAGAAATCCGCAAAATTAGCGGCTAAACTGCGGGAATTGGGCATAAATCCCGATGAAAATCTCTAA
- a CDS encoding MAE_28990/MAE_18760 family HEPN-like nuclease, translating into MSNWANEIEADLNWREGELAAIKIQILTTDRVKHPVRYEALLRAITTLLYAHYEGFCRFAWDSYLDTIQRQNIKRNQCREEVIKLSLRKRFKELGGDLSADGVWSFFSNELPALINENIEFNIRLEADSNLKPMLLKKNSTDAGLSCSMVDQHELLLKTLVSRRNNIAHGQKEIIHDLTEYNKYENAALEAMYELGLSVIDCLDNRKYLKPSNPPSSS; encoded by the coding sequence ATGAGCAACTGGGCGAATGAGATCGAGGCTGATCTCAACTGGAGAGAAGGAGAACTGGCTGCAATTAAAATTCAAATATTAACGACTGATAGGGTTAAGCATCCTGTAAGGTATGAAGCTCTCTTGAGAGCTATTACTACTTTGCTATATGCTCACTATGAAGGTTTTTGTAGATTTGCATGGGATTCATACCTCGATACAATTCAAAGGCAAAATATTAAACGCAATCAATGCCGTGAGGAGGTTATAAAGCTATCGCTAAGGAAGCGCTTTAAAGAACTTGGAGGTGATTTGTCAGCAGATGGAGTTTGGAGCTTTTTTTCCAACGAATTGCCAGCTTTAATTAATGAGAATATTGAATTCAATATTCGCTTAGAAGCAGATAGCAATTTAAAGCCTATGCTGCTTAAAAAGAACTCTACAGATGCTGGTTTATCATGCTCAATGGTGGATCAACATGAGCTTTTACTTAAGACATTAGTAAGCAGGAGAAATAATATAGCTCATGGGCAGAAAGAAATAATTCATGATCTGACTGAGTATAACAAGTATGAAAATGCGGCTTTGGAAGCTATGTATGAGCTAGGACTATCTGTAATTGATTGCTTAGATAATCGGAAGTATTTGAAACCATCAAATCCGCCTAGCTCATCATGA
- the sufC gene encoding Fe-S cluster assembly ATPase SufC, translating into MSEVILSVKNLTASIDGNQILKGVNLEIKAGETHAIMGRNGSGKSTFSKVIAGHPDYEVTGGEIIYKGENLLDKEPDERALMGIFLAFQYPLEIPGVSNLDFLRVAYNARQKYLGSEELDSFDFEELVEKKLEVVQMNPSFLGRSLNEGFSGGEKKRNEILQMALLEPTLGILDEIDSGLDIDALRIVAQGVNHLATPDNAFLLITHYQRLLNYIEPDVIHVMYDGRIVTSGGKELALELERTGYDFLDEQVLAVK; encoded by the coding sequence ATGAGTGAAGTAATTTTATCGGTAAAAAATCTGACCGCTAGTATTGATGGAAACCAGATTCTTAAAGGAGTTAACCTCGAAATTAAAGCAGGGGAAACCCACGCAATTATGGGACGCAATGGCTCAGGGAAAAGCACCTTTTCCAAAGTAATCGCCGGACATCCCGATTATGAAGTAACTGGGGGAGAAATAATTTATAAAGGTGAAAATCTTTTAGACAAAGAACCCGATGAACGAGCGCTTATGGGTATCTTTCTCGCATTCCAATATCCCCTAGAAATCCCCGGCGTTAGTAACCTCGATTTTCTTCGCGTTGCCTACAATGCCCGACAAAAATATCTAGGCTCGGAAGAATTAGATAGTTTTGACTTTGAGGAATTAGTCGAGAAAAAACTAGAAGTTGTCCAGATGAATCCTAGCTTTCTTGGCAGAAGTTTAAACGAAGGTTTCTCCGGTGGTGAGAAAAAACGTAATGAAATTCTACAAATGGCCTTATTAGAACCTACTTTAGGAATTCTCGATGAAATTGACTCCGGTTTAGACATCGATGCTTTGCGAATTGTTGCCCAGGGAGTCAATCACTTAGCTACTCCCGATAACGCTTTTTTACTTATCACTCACTATCAGCGTCTGCTCAACTACATTGAACCCGATGTTATTCATGTTATGTACGATGGACGCATTGTCACCAGTGGCGGTAAAGAATTAGCTCTCGAATTAGAAAGAACTGGCTACGATTTCCTCGATGAACAAGTATTAGCCGTTAAATAA
- a CDS encoding CPBP family intramembrane glutamic endopeptidase, whose translation MFDNFSKKLPWQSLKQAIAFVLTIIALTPVVTALISSVNQPQIQSNIQLYQTNLNLQVTTLSSDADPNSEEFANLKLMQTSLIGEDPYTTAEEQYLSAQKSAKKTITELKKSAVNPEQKKSLEREINSLKDLELKLSLIQASQGDLDSARQIWQDIKEKSAFENYKPAILRNALLLEGLYSEPPEIAADAEARIDRNFQGWFRYTILEKLYSLENRQEDLLALEEKQSEVAANALIKLILVALLPLIGGLIGFVLLIFLLVQWLLRQQRALLFLDDSLAWQTKWGGETLWWGIIIGFFFVGQIVLPVIFGILSSFLSLNPEKFNLEAKAIYVVVSYLALTVSSLSVLYLAIKPFRPLPPDWFRFKLFSPWFLWGLAGYVVALPLVIIVSLLNQLIWQGQGGSNPLLTLALESQNTFALICFGFTASLAAPFFEEIVFRGFLLASLTRYLPVWGAIALSSLIFALAHQNLSEVLPLTVLGCVLGFVYTRSKNLLSSMLVHSLWNGGTLLSLFLLGSSAG comes from the coding sequence ATGTTCGATAATTTCTCAAAAAAACTCCCCTGGCAAAGTCTCAAACAAGCGATCGCTTTTGTCTTAACAATTATTGCCTTAACTCCAGTGGTTACAGCTTTAATTTCCAGTGTTAATCAGCCTCAAATCCAATCTAATATTCAACTATATCAAACCAATCTCAATCTACAAGTCACGACTCTAAGCAGCGATGCTGATCCTAATAGCGAGGAATTTGCTAATCTTAAATTAATGCAAACCTCCCTGATCGGTGAAGATCCTTATACTACTGCTGAGGAACAGTATTTATCCGCCCAGAAAAGTGCCAAAAAAACAATCACCGAACTAAAAAAATCAGCAGTTAATCCCGAACAAAAAAAATCCCTTGAGCGGGAAATCAATTCCCTAAAGGATTTAGAACTGAAATTAAGTCTCATTCAAGCTAGTCAAGGTGACTTGGATTCAGCACGGCAAATCTGGCAAGACATCAAGGAAAAATCAGCATTTGAGAACTATAAACCTGCTATTTTACGAAATGCGCTGCTGTTAGAGGGATTGTACAGTGAACCCCCCGAAATTGCTGCCGATGCTGAAGCGAGAATCGATCGCAATTTTCAAGGATGGTTCCGTTATACCATTCTGGAAAAATTATATAGTCTCGAAAATCGTCAAGAGGATTTACTCGCTTTAGAGGAAAAACAGAGTGAAGTGGCGGCTAATGCGTTAATTAAACTAATTTTAGTGGCTTTGTTGCCTCTTATCGGCGGTTTAATCGGTTTTGTGCTGTTGATCTTTTTATTAGTGCAGTGGCTTCTCCGTCAACAGCGAGCGCTGCTCTTTTTAGATGATAGTCTCGCTTGGCAAACTAAGTGGGGAGGAGAAACCCTCTGGTGGGGAATAATTATCGGTTTCTTTTTCGTCGGACAAATTGTTTTACCGGTAATTTTCGGGATTTTATCGAGTTTCTTGAGTCTCAACCCCGAAAAATTTAACCTAGAAGCTAAAGCAATATACGTTGTAGTTAGTTATTTAGCCTTAACAGTGAGCAGTTTATCGGTTTTATATCTAGCGATCAAGCCTTTTCGCCCTTTACCTCCCGATTGGTTTCGTTTTAAACTCTTTAGTCCTTGGTTTCTCTGGGGATTAGCCGGCTATGTCGTCGCTTTACCCCTGGTTATTATCGTTTCTTTGCTCAATCAACTAATTTGGCAAGGACAAGGAGGCAGTAACCCGCTGCTGACTTTAGCCCTAGAATCCCAGAATACCTTCGCTTTAATCTGTTTTGGCTTTACTGCTTCCCTTGCCGCTCCTTTTTTCGAGGAAATTGTCTTTCGCGGTTTTTTACTAGCTTCTTTGACTCGTTATCTGCCTGTTTGGGGTGCGATTGCGCTTAGTAGTTTGATTTTTGCCCTTGCTCACCAAAATTTGTCAGAAGTGCTGCCTTTAACCGTCCTAGGTTGTGTTCTTGGCTTTGTTTACACCCGCTCGAAAAATTTATTATCCTCGATGTTGGTTCATAGTCTCTGGAATGGTGGCACCCTGTTAAGTTTATTTTTATTGGGCAGCAGTGCGGGTTAG
- a CDS encoding FkbM family methyltransferase, which produces MLKGTIYLHKFNYFLGLVREIGGWDFLYRYVVRGFYKITKLNQKMVLFNNVEMILPYDSRFGTEIFLKGSKLDWGSEIILHRFLDINKDFIDVGANIGYYSLLAAPSSNQVYAFEPDPRMVEHLKRNLSQFQNCHVLEEALFSEPGSMDLNLNSMPELNSLVRHSPQENKVTVKVNTLDKLMSDYPLLSVSCIKTDAEGADFDILMGGKNLLIRDQPLVLSEIYPTTKLLEFIKSIEFTCFAFVKPKEEDGDNSRPKFIKIETKPTNFHIKMIFLVPNRLLSRFEELKDV; this is translated from the coding sequence ATGTTGAAAGGGACTATTTATTTGCATAAGTTCAATTATTTTCTTGGATTGGTTCGAGAGATTGGTGGCTGGGATTTCCTATACCGCTATGTAGTACGAGGATTTTATAAGATAACCAAGCTCAACCAGAAAATGGTTCTATTTAATAATGTAGAAATGATTTTGCCGTACGATAGTCGATTCGGAACGGAAATTTTCCTTAAGGGAAGCAAGTTAGATTGGGGGTCTGAAATTATCCTTCATCGATTCTTAGATATTAATAAAGACTTTATTGATGTTGGAGCTAATATTGGTTATTATAGTTTACTTGCTGCTCCTTCATCTAATCAGGTTTATGCCTTTGAACCCGATCCGAGAATGGTTGAACACTTAAAGAGAAATCTTTCCCAGTTTCAAAACTGTCATGTTCTAGAAGAAGCACTTTTTTCCGAGCCTGGCAGTATGGATCTTAATTTGAACTCAATGCCTGAACTAAATTCGCTGGTTAGGCATAGTCCCCAAGAGAACAAGGTGACAGTCAAGGTAAATACTTTAGACAAATTGATGTCTGATTATCCGTTACTGAGTGTTTCCTGTATCAAAACAGATGCTGAAGGAGCAGACTTCGATATACTAATGGGTGGCAAAAATCTTCTAATTCGAGATCAACCTTTGGTATTGTCCGAAATTTATCCAACAACCAAGCTCCTTGAATTTATTAAATCTATTGAATTTACCTGTTTTGCTTTCGTCAAACCTAAGGAGGAGGATGGAGATAATTCGCGACCAAAATTCATCAAGATTGAAACAAAACCGACAAACTTTCATATTAAGATGATTTTCTTAGTTCCTAATCGGCTCTTGTCAAGGTTTGAAGAGCTAAAAGATGTCTAA
- the sufB gene encoding Fe-S cluster assembly protein SufB has translation MSATTVKNLVNQPYKYGFITDIESETIPRGLNEEIIRLISAKKKEPEFMLDFRLRAYHQWQKMTEPSWPHVSYPAIDYQNIIYYSAPKQKKAKLNSLEEVDPTLIETFEKLGIPLSEQKRLSNVAVDAIFDSVSIATTFKEKLAEQGVIFCSISEALQEHPDLVQKYLGSVVPVGDNYFAALNSAVFSDGSFVFIPKGVACPMELSTYFRINNGETGQFERTLIVAEEGASVSYLEGCTAPMYDSNQLHAAVVELVALDNADIKYSTVQNWYAGDANGKGGIYNFVTKRGLCKGVNSKISWTQVETGSAITWKYPSCVLVGDNSVGEFYSIALTNNKQQADTGTKMIHIGRNTKSTIISKGISAGNSQNSYRGLVKMGPKAKGARNYSQCDSMLIGDNAEANTFPYIQVDNNSAKVEHEASTSKIGEDQLFYFAQRGISEEDAVSMLVSGFCKDVLSKLPMEFAAEADKLLSLKLEGTVG, from the coding sequence ATGAGTGCAACCACCGTTAAAAATCTCGTTAACCAACCCTACAAGTACGGTTTCATCACCGATATCGAATCGGAAACCATCCCCCGCGGTTTAAATGAGGAGATTATTCGCCTAATTTCAGCGAAAAAGAAGGAACCGGAATTCATGCTCGATTTTCGTCTCCGGGCCTACCATCAATGGCAAAAGATGACCGAACCCAGTTGGCCGCACGTTTCCTATCCTGCCATTGATTATCAAAATATTATCTACTACTCTGCACCCAAACAGAAAAAAGCAAAACTCAACAGTCTTGAAGAAGTTGACCCCACTTTAATCGAAACCTTTGAAAAATTAGGCATTCCCCTTTCGGAACAAAAACGCCTTTCTAATGTCGCTGTCGATGCTATCTTTGACAGCGTTTCTATCGCCACAACTTTTAAAGAAAAACTAGCAGAACAGGGGGTTATTTTCTGTTCTATTTCGGAAGCTTTACAGGAACATCCCGACTTAGTACAAAAATATCTCGGCAGTGTCGTTCCCGTGGGTGATAATTATTTTGCCGCTCTTAATTCTGCCGTTTTTAGCGATGGTTCCTTTGTTTTTATCCCCAAAGGTGTCGCCTGTCCGATGGAATTGTCCACCTATTTTCGGATTAATAACGGTGAGACGGGACAATTTGAAAGAACTTTAATTGTCGCTGAAGAAGGGGCATCGGTAAGTTATTTAGAAGGTTGCACCGCTCCGATGTACGATAGTAATCAACTTCATGCCGCCGTCGTGGAATTAGTCGCCCTCGATAATGCGGATATTAAATATTCGACGGTGCAAAATTGGTACGCTGGCGATGCCAATGGTAAGGGAGGTATTTATAATTTCGTCACTAAACGGGGTCTGTGTAAAGGAGTTAATTCTAAAATTTCTTGGACGCAAGTAGAAACCGGTTCAGCGATTACTTGGAAGTATCCCAGTTGTGTCTTAGTTGGCGATAATTCCGTCGGAGAATTCTACTCAATTGCCCTAACTAATAACAAACAACAGGCCGATACAGGTACGAAAATGATTCACATTGGCCGCAACACCAAAAGTACGATTATTTCTAAGGGAATTTCTGCGGGTAATTCCCAAAATAGTTATCGCGGTTTAGTGAAAATGGGACCGAAAGCCAAGGGAGCAAGAAATTACTCCCAGTGTGATTCTATGCTGATTGGAGATAATGCCGAAGCTAACACTTTTCCCTATATTCAGGTGGATAACAATAGTGCTAAAGTAGAACACGAAGCTTCTACTTCTAAAATCGGTGAAGACCAATTATTCTACTTCGCACAACGGGGTATTTCCGAGGAAGATGCTGTCTCTATGTTAGTCAGTGGTTTCTGTAAGGATGTCCTCAGTAAATTACCGATGGAATTCGCCGCCGAAGCCGATAAACTCCTCAGTCTCAAGCTAGAAGGAACCGTCGGATAA
- the sufR gene encoding iron-sulfur cluster biosynthesis transcriptional regulator SufR yields MTTTQPASTKDDILQYLLKNGQSTAQDLAEELTISPQATRRHLKDLEGEGLIEYFAVQNKIGRPQHIYRLSRQGRGRFPHNYDNFAVSFLNTLVETVGEQQVGEILKKQWQRKAAEYQLRLGKGSLGERMRKLLEIRQEEGYMAELVALEAENSYILAEHHCAIAEVAGSYPSICGHELEMFAMLLPDCTIERTHWINQGEQRCGYLIKCKG; encoded by the coding sequence ATGACCACGACTCAACCCGCCTCGACGAAAGACGATATTCTGCAATATTTGCTCAAAAACGGTCAATCTACCGCCCAAGACTTGGCTGAGGAGTTAACTATTAGTCCGCAAGCGACGCGCCGCCATCTTAAGGATTTGGAGGGGGAAGGACTGATCGAATATTTTGCGGTACAAAATAAGATAGGACGACCCCAGCACATTTATCGTCTCAGTCGTCAAGGTCGTGGCCGTTTTCCCCATAATTACGATAATTTCGCTGTTTCTTTCCTCAATACTCTGGTGGAGACGGTGGGAGAGCAACAGGTGGGGGAAATTCTCAAAAAACAGTGGCAACGCAAAGCGGCAGAATATCAATTGCGCCTCGGCAAGGGGTCTTTAGGGGAAAGAATGAGAAAATTGCTAGAAATTCGCCAAGAGGAGGGTTATATGGCAGAATTAGTGGCACTGGAAGCAGAAAATAGTTATATCCTGGCCGAGCATCATTGCGCTATTGCTGAGGTCGCCGGTTCCTATCCCAGTATCTGTGGCCATGAATTAGAAATGTTTGCCATGCTACTGCCTGATTGTACGATCGAACGGACTCACTGGATCAACCAAGGTGAGCAACGATGTGGTTATCTAATTAAGTGCAAGGGTTGA
- a CDS encoding RluA family pseudouridine synthase, producing the protein MKEVTYYYQGICPETGELLRLPRTLLAEKIAQDLMTTITNPEGKMYGILLGENAAGEIEILKAFSGQGEATGWVPSLVGREKIVLEEKRVLQLLETIKQEIITLQSIPEHNLYRLNQANFERKIQALQQQHQNHKQERDRLRNLGNLKPEELEKLNNLSRQEKRARKQLKQEQKQVLEPLIEKINFANQRIIELKQQRRNLSKQLQELLYQSYCLNNFSGQSLSLAKLMGSNLLPTGTGECCAPKLLNYAAMKGLKPIAMAEFWWGESNRDRKQGEFYGACQERCQPLMGFLLSGLRSSLEIIYEDEGIIAINKPPGLLSVTGRYQDSQDAVVNRFRRQGKNLIPVHRLDRETSGILLLAKSLDIYRCLSQQFQRREVEKIYEAILSEIIERESGIIDLPLWGNPQNRPYQTVDWQRGKASQTYFKVVGKEGNYSRLEFIPYTGRTHQIRVHSQQGLGIGILGDRLYNGKQSDRLYLHAKQLSFRHPQTETKIDLIIPTPF; encoded by the coding sequence GTGAAGGAAGTTACCTATTATTATCAAGGAATTTGTCCCGAAACGGGCGAGTTATTGCGCTTGCCCCGCACTCTTTTGGCTGAAAAAATCGCCCAAGATTTGATGACAACTATCACCAATCCTGAAGGTAAAATGTATGGCATTTTGTTAGGAGAAAATGCTGCTGGCGAAATAGAAATTTTAAAAGCTTTTTCTGGACAGGGAGAAGCTACTGGCTGGGTTCCGTCCCTAGTGGGGAGAGAAAAAATTGTGCTGGAAGAAAAGCGAGTTTTGCAACTTTTAGAAACAATTAAACAGGAAATTATCACCCTGCAATCAATCCCAGAACATAATTTATATCGACTCAATCAAGCAAATTTTGAGCGCAAAATCCAAGCTTTACAGCAACAACATCAAAACCATAAACAGGAACGAGATAGATTAAGAAATTTAGGTAATTTAAAACCAGAAGAATTAGAAAAGTTAAATAATCTCAGTCGTCAGGAAAAAAGAGCAAGAAAGCAATTAAAACAGGAACAAAAACAAGTTTTAGAACCCTTAATTGAGAAAATAAACTTCGCCAATCAGAGAATTATTGAACTTAAGCAACAGCGTAGGAACCTCTCCAAACAGTTACAGGAATTGCTGTATCAATCCTACTGTTTAAATAACTTTTCTGGACAATCTCTCTCCTTGGCTAAATTGATGGGTAGTAATTTGTTACCGACGGGAACAGGGGAATGTTGCGCCCCAAAATTATTAAATTATGCCGCCATGAAAGGATTAAAACCCATCGCCATGGCCGAATTTTGGTGGGGAGAATCGAATCGAGATAGAAAACAGGGAGAATTTTATGGCGCTTGTCAAGAAAGATGTCAACCTCTCATGGGTTTTTTACTCTCTGGTTTACGTTCATCCCTAGAAATTATCTACGAAGATGAGGGAATAATTGCTATTAATAAACCCCCAGGATTATTATCGGTAACAGGACGTTATCAAGATAGTCAAGATGCTGTGGTTAATCGTTTTCGTCGTCAAGGGAAAAATCTCATTCCCGTTCATCGTTTAGATCGAGAAACTTCGGGTATATTATTACTAGCTAAAAGTTTAGATATTTATCGTTGTTTATCCCAACAATTTCAACGGCGAGAAGTGGAGAAAATCTATGAAGCTATATTATCAGAAATTATTGAGCGAGAATCAGGTATAATTGACCTACCTCTCTGGGGAAATCCGCAAAATCGACCCTATCAAACTGTGGATTGGCAAAGGGGAAAAGCTAGTCAAACCTATTTTAAAGTTGTCGGTAAAGAAGGCAATTATTCTCGCCTCGAATTTATTCCCTACACGGGAAGAACCCATCAAATTCGTGTTCATAGTCAACAGGGATTAGGGATAGGAATTTTAGGCGATCGCTTGTATAATGGTAAGCAGTCCGACCGTTTATACCTACACGCTAAACAATTATCTTTTCGTCATCCTCAGACCGAAACTAAAATTGACCTAATCATTCCCACCCCCTTTTGA